Within Candidatus Saccharibacteria bacterium, the genomic segment GTTCACTCCTTTTCCTGAGTTAAACTCTATCCTAGAAAAAGTAGAAAATGAGCTATTTAATAGCATAAGCGGCTTAATCTACGGCGTTACAAGCTATACATTTTCGACTAGGGCCTATCAAGATTATCCAGATCTTCCAAATAGAGTCGGCAAAGGATCTGGAAACCAGTTAACATCTGGAATCTTTGATGCTATACCAGAAATTTTCTTAGAAAAAAAACAAAATGATAATCAAATTCAAATTTATGGCAGACAAAGCAATGAGAGGGTTTATAAGTGGGTTGAATCAGATTATGTTCGAGTTCCAGAAAATCTAAATAGCTTTAAGGTTCTCGTTCCAGCCGCAAATGGTTCAGGAGCGATAGGGGAAATCATCCCAACCCCCCTTATAGGGCAACCTCTTATAGCCCATCCCGAGTCAGTCATACCGCAACATTCATATCGATGGGTGACTTCCAATCAGATTTTGAGGCAAATGCTTTATTAAAGTATCTCTAAGACGAAGTTTGCACGCGTGTTGTTAGGTGTTAAAACTACACAACATAATAAAACTAAAGATGTCCGGTCAAAAGTTCCAACACAAGACTTCACCGTCAATTCGGATATTGACTGGTCAAAATCAATTCCTGAAATCGACCAGCAACTCTACGCCAAATACGGCCTCGATCAGCACGAAATTGACTTCATCGAAACCCGCGTCAAAGAAATGGCATAGCTTTTTACAGCCTATGTCGCCTGTAAGCAAAATAGATATCAGCGAGAACACCCTCCGCAACCGTGGAAGAGTGCTTGATATACTTTTGACAGACAGAACTCTATATAAACCTAGTCGCCCGCACAATATCATCTGG encodes:
- a CDS encoding Eco57I restriction-modification methylase domain-containing protein, translated to MDGGKDMPIYPYFYDLAEKVSDRYCLISPARFLFGAGATRFEWNNKMLSDEHLKVMSFHQDSSSIFPGTDIMGGVAVMYRDANTNFGAIKTFTPFPELNSILEKVENELFNSISGLIYGVTSYTFSTRAYQDYPDLPNRVGKGSGNQLTSGIFDAIPEIFLEKKQNDNQIQIYGRQSNERVYKWVESDYVRVPENLNSFKVLVPAANGSGAIGEIIPTPLIGQPLIAHPESVIPQHSYRWVTSNQILRQMLY
- a CDS encoding type II restriction endonuclease encodes the protein MLLGVKTTQHNKTKDVRSKVPTQDFTVNSDIDWSKSIPEIDQQLYAKYGLDQHEIDFIETRVKEMA